Below is a genomic region from Hyalangium minutum.
CGATGCCGTGAGGCATGGCCTCAGCCGTTCCAGCTGTCAGGGCTGCCCTGGACGACCTTGGTATCCGCCAGCATGTCGTGGATGCAGCGCCGCTCGTCACCGAAGATCATCAGCGCATCGATGAGGCCGAAGATCCCGCAGAAGCTGCCGATGACCGCAGGGATGCCGTTGCGCAGCAGCAGGATCCGGCCCAGGGAGGCCGGGCTCCCATCGGTGCGGACCACTCGGATGTTTCGCATGCGCTTGCCGATGCTCTGGCCACGCTGGGCCAGCGTGATCTGATAGCCGAGCACCCCCAGGGTCCCGAGTGCCCCCAGAAGGAAGGCGAAGCCCCCAGAGCCCCCATTGCGCACGAGGATGGCCCCGAGAATTCCCGCCCCCAGGAACGGAAGAACGAGGATGAAACTGTCCACCAGGTTGGCCACGAAGCGATCCCCCCGCTCCGCGAGATTCGGCGTGCGCTGGTCGCACACAGAGCAGTAGTCCTGGCCATCCGCGCCCACGCGATAGCAGGTTCTACAGGTATAGCTTCCGCAGCGGGTGCAGGTGGCGAGAGCCGGAAAGGAGGGATGACGCGCACAGAGCGCGCCCAGGGGGCTATAGGAACCAGGGGCTTCCATTGCCGACACTTCACCAGGAAAGGAAGCCAGCTCACAAGAGCCCCAGGGAGTACGGCCATAGGGACGGAGGCTCGCGCGACTCAAAACCCCGTCGAGAGCGCGAGCTGCTCAGTTCGGTCCACGTCCTCCTTCACCCGCGCGAGCTTCTCGCGGATTGCGGCGGGCGCATCGGGTCCCAGGGGGAGGCGCAATGTCGAGGTACTCGCGGCCACCGCATCCACGATGGCCTTCGCGGCCTTCGCAGGATCCCCCGGCTGCTGGCCGTCGGACTGCTTCGCGTAGGCGCGCATCGGTCCAACCATCGCGGCGTACCCTTCTATCTCCGGCATCAGCCGGAACGAAGGCCCCAGGAGCTTCGTGCGGAACATGCCCGGCTCGACGATGAGCACCCTCACGCCATGGGGCTCGACCTCTTTCGCGAGCGACTCGGACAACCCCTCCAGGGCGTGCTTGGCCGCGCTGTACGCTCCCACGCCCGGGTATGTCACGAGCCCAGCCACGCTCGACACCTGGACGATGGTCCCCGAGCGACGCTCCCGCATCAGGGGAAGCACCGCGCGCGTCACTGCCACCGCCCCGAAGAACAGCGCCTCGAACGCCGCCCTGAGTTCCTCGTCGCTCGTCTCCTCCACGGCGCCCACCACGCTGTAGCCCGCGTTGTTCACCAGAACGTCGATGCCACCGAAGCGCTCCACCGCTGACGAGATGGCGTCGCGAATCTCCTCGGGTTTCGTGACATCGAGGCGGACCGCGAGGACGCGCTCCGGTGCTCGCGCCACCAAGTCCTCCAGCGAGCGTGGATTCCGGGCCGTCGCGACGACGCACCCTCCCCGCTCGATGACTTCCTCCACGATGCAGCGGCCGAACCCCGACGACGAACCCGTGACGAACCAGACCTTGCCCTGTGTGTCCATGACAGCCTCCCTGGAACAAGAACTACAGAGGCCCCGTTCGCTCCGAAACACGTCGTCTCTGAATGCGCTTTGTAGTTACGCTAAGCAATGCACGACGACCTCTCCGGCCTCACGGCGTTCCTCACCGTGGCGCGCAAGCGAAGCTTCACCGCCGCGGCGACGGAGCTCCGGGTGACCCCTTCCGCGGTGAGCCAGACGCTTCAGGCACTCGAGAAGCGCGTGGGCGTGCGCCTCTTCCAGCGCACCACGCGCAGTGTTGGGCTCACCGAGGCGGGCAGGCAGTTCCTCGCACGGCTCGAGCCCGCGATGAAGGGGGTGCAGGAGGCGTTCGAATCCCTGGGAGAGCTGCGCGACCGTCCCGCGGGACTGCTGCGTCTGACGCTGCCGCGCTACGGCTACCAAGAGGTTCTCGGCCCCCACCTGGCCGCGTTCCTCGCGGCCCATCCCGATATCCAGGTGGACATCCAGCTCGACGACGCGCTGGTCGACATCGTCAAGCAGGGCTTCGACGCGGGCATCCGCATTGGCGAGCGGATGGAGCGGGAGATGATCGCCATCCCGGTGAGCGACGACATCCCCATGACCGTGGTGGGCGCCCCTTCTTACTTCGCGACACGCGGCACGCCGAAGCACCCCCGCGACCTGCGCCATCACGACTGCATCAACTACCGCAGCAGGACGACCGGGGGCCTCTACCGTTGGGACTTAACGGACGGTGGAAGACGCATCGAGGTCGCGGTCGAGGGCCGCGTGGTCCTCGATGATGCGGAGCTGTGGGTGGACACTGCGGTGTCCGGACTGGGGCTCGCCTTCGTCCCGGAAAATCGCGTGCGGAAGTTGCTGGCCGAGAAGCGCCTTGTGCGCGTGCTCGAGCCCTACTGCCCCACCCTGCCCGGCTTCTTCCTCTATTACCCGAGCCGGACGCACGTGGCGCCCAAGCTCAAGGCGCTCATCGACTTCCTCAAGGTGAGCCGCCAGAGCCACCGCGATCCATCGCGATGAACTCAAGCCCCAAGGCTGTCGCGATGGGAGGCAGCAGCAAGGCCGGGGCATAGATGGCCGTGTGCCATTTGCAAACGGCGACCATCGCGAAAGCACCTATCAGCGTCCAAGCGCCTCCCCCCCACGCCCCCCCACGCCCCCCTTGCATCCGATGGACTGCCAGAGCCATCAGCCATACACACACAAAGAATCCCAGGACCGTCGCCACCGTCGTGAGGTTCCCGATGCGCAGGAAATCTCCCGACGCGCCCCAGGGGTGTGCACGCTGCTTATCCAGGGACGATCCTCCCCAGAATCCAAGCACGCCCCCCACCACGCCTCCGACTGTCCCCGCCGCAGATGCGGAGATGACTCGGGACAGCATGAAGGGGTGCTTCTGTGGCCGGTTTACCATCGGCCTTGGATGCGCTGCATGAAGTCGTAGGGGTAGCCCAGCTCCGGCGCGCTGGCCTCGTCCAGCCGCTTCATCTGCGCGTCATCCAGCTTCAGCTCGGCAGCCTTGAGGTTGTCCTCAAGCTGCTCCACGGTGCGCGCCCCGAAGATGACCGAGGTGACGGCGCGCTTGCGCAGCAGCCACGCCAGGGACACCTGAGACGGCGAGGCCTTCAGCTCCGCAGCCACTGCGTCCACCGCCTCCAGCGTCCGCCAGTTCCGAGGCGTGTCGAACCCCGCCAGCCGGTCCTTCCACTTCGCCAAGCGCGAGGAGTCCGGCGGCGGCTGGCCCTTGCGGTACTTGCCCGACAGGAAGCCCCCGGCCAGCGGCGACCACGGCAGGATGCCCAGGCCGAACTGCTCGCACACCGACACGTGCTCTCGCTCCAGCTCGCGCGACACCAGGCTGTACTGGGCCTGCAAGGCCACGTAGCGAGACAGGTGCTGTGTCTTGCTCGTCCACAGGCTGTCCACCAGCCGGTACGCCGCGTAGTTGCTCGCGCCGATGTAGAGCACCTTCCCCTGGCGCACCAGGTCCTCCAGCGCCCGGAGCGTCTCCTCCTCGGGCGTGTCGATGTCCTGCATGTGCACCTGGTACAGATCGATGCGGTCGGTCTGTAGCCGGCGCAGGCTGCCCTCCACCGCGGACCGGATCTGGTAGCGCGAGGCGCCCGTGTCGTTCGGGCCCTTGCCCATCCGGAAACGGAACTTGGTGGCCAGCACCACCTCGTCGCGCCGCTTGGACTGGGCGAACCACTGACCCAGCACCCGCTCGGTCAGCCCGTCGTTGCCATAGACGTTGGCCGTGTCCCAGAAGTTGATACCCGCCTCCAGCGCTCGGTCCATGATCGCGAAGGACGTCTTCTGGTCCGCCGCCACCCCGTGCATCATCGAGCCCTCGGCGGGCTCACCAAACGTCATCGTCCCCAGACACAGGCTCGACACCTTCAGCCCACTGTGCCCCAGCTTCCGGTACTCCATGGATCCCCTCCGTGCGGCGGCCCTTGGCGCGCCCGGCTCCAGCCTGTCCCAAGGCCGCCGGGCTCCCTCCCCCCTGTACCAGATTGTGCCGCCAAGGGGGCCATGAGCGGATCGCCGGGCTTGGGTTAGAGTTGGGCAGGCGCCATGTCCATCTACCTGCTCACCCTGCCCCGTCCCTGGCCCTGGGCCGTGCTCGAGCGCGGCTGCCGCGTCCTGTTCTTCACCTCCCGGGATGAGGGCCGCCCCCAGGCCTTGCGCCCCCCTGTCGAGGCGCTGGGACGGTACGTAGCCCTCCAGACGGGCAGTGCGTGGGATGTGGAGGGCGCGGCCTTCATGGAGCGGAGACTCGGCCTGTACGTGCCGGCGGAGGATGGCCTGCCCGCCCGGAGCATCTTCGCGGTGGCACGCCTGACCGAGGTCACCACCATCTGCAACGACTCGCGTGCGTTTGGGGGCGAGCCGTGGTGGCGCGGCACCATCGGCTGGTGGTTCGACGAAGTCCTTGCTGTCGAACCGCTGGAGTGTCCCGAGGCCACGCCCTTCTCGCCGCTGGCCGAGGACTACCGGCCCGAGCTGCGCGAGCGCTTCGCCCTGGCCCGCGACGGCATCT
It encodes:
- a CDS encoding oxidoreductase — its product is MDTQGKVWFVTGSSSGFGRCIVEEVIERGGCVVATARNPRSLEDLVARAPERVLAVRLDVTKPEEIRDAISSAVERFGGIDVLVNNAGYSVVGAVEETSDEELRAAFEALFFGAVAVTRAVLPLMRERRSGTIVQVSSVAGLVTYPGVGAYSAAKHALEGLSESLAKEVEPHGVRVLIVEPGMFRTKLLGPSFRLMPEIEGYAAMVGPMRAYAKQSDGQQPGDPAKAAKAIVDAVAASTSTLRLPLGPDAPAAIREKLARVKEDVDRTEQLALSTGF
- a CDS encoding LysR family transcriptional regulator — translated: MHDDLSGLTAFLTVARKRSFTAAATELRVTPSAVSQTLQALEKRVGVRLFQRTTRSVGLTEAGRQFLARLEPAMKGVQEAFESLGELRDRPAGLLRLTLPRYGYQEVLGPHLAAFLAAHPDIQVDIQLDDALVDIVKQGFDAGIRIGERMEREMIAIPVSDDIPMTVVGAPSYFATRGTPKHPRDLRHHDCINYRSRTTGGLYRWDLTDGGRRIEVAVEGRVVLDDAELWVDTAVSGLGLAFVPENRVRKLLAEKRLVRVLEPYCPTLPGFFLYYPSRTHVAPKLKALIDFLKVSRQSHRDPSR
- a CDS encoding RDD family protein is translated as MGADGQDYCSVCDQRTPNLAERGDRFVANLVDSFILVLPFLGAGILGAILVRNGGSGGFAFLLGALGTLGVLGYQITLAQRGQSIGKRMRNIRVVRTDGSPASLGRILLLRNGIPAVIGSFCGIFGLIDALMIFGDERRCIHDMLADTKVVQGSPDSWNG
- a CDS encoding aldo/keto reductase, which gives rise to MEYRKLGHSGLKVSSLCLGTMTFGEPAEGSMMHGVAADQKTSFAIMDRALEAGINFWDTANVYGNDGLTERVLGQWFAQSKRRDEVVLATKFRFRMGKGPNDTGASRYQIRSAVEGSLRRLQTDRIDLYQVHMQDIDTPEEETLRALEDLVRQGKVLYIGASNYAAYRLVDSLWTSKTQHLSRYVALQAQYSLVSRELEREHVSVCEQFGLGILPWSPLAGGFLSGKYRKGQPPPDSSRLAKWKDRLAGFDTPRNWRTLEAVDAVAAELKASPSQVSLAWLLRKRAVTSVIFGARTVEQLEDNLKAAELKLDDAQMKRLDEASAPELGYPYDFMQRIQGRW